DNA sequence from the Bacteroidia bacterium genome:
GAAAATTACTTTTGTGTTCAAAATTGAGGTATGACTAACCGAGTAGATATCCACCATCAGTCTTTGACACACTACCAAAGGCGAAAAAGCAGAGTAGTCTACATTGGCGATGTACCCTTAGGCGGAAACTATCCTATTCGCGTGCAATCTATGACCACCACAGACACTATGGACACAAAAGCCACAGTAGAACAATGTATTCGGATGATTGAAGCAGGCTGTGAATACGTACGTATTACCGCACCAAGCTTAAAAGAAGCTGAAAACCTTAGAAACATCAAAGCTGAACTAAGAAAAAGAGGCTACAACACCCCTCTTATTGCTGATATTCATTTTACACCAAATGCCGCAGAATTAGCAGCCCGAATCGTAGAAAAAGTCCGCATCAATCCTGGGAATTACGCAGATAAAAAGAAATTCCAAATAAAAGAATATACCGAAAGCGAATACCAAGCCGAATTAGAACGAATTTATGAGCGATTTTCACCCTTAGTAAAAATATGCAAAGAGTATGGCACTGCTATGCGCATCGGCACAAATCATGGGTCTTTATCCGATAGAATCCTTAGCCGATACGGAGATACGCCCGAAGGAATGGTAGAATCAGCGCTAGAATTTTTACGTATCTGCGTAGACCATAACTATCACAACGTAGTGCTTTCTATGAAAGCCAGTAACACTTGGGTAATGATACAAGCATACAGACTATTAGTTAAACGCATAGATGCATTAGGTTGGAACTATCCTTTACACCTTGGGGTAACCGAAGCAGGAGATGGTCCAGATGGGCGACTAAAATCCGCAGTAGGTATAGGAACACTTTTAGCAGAAGGTTTAGGCGATACTGTTCGCGTATCCCTCACCGAAGATCCTGAATTTGAAATACCTGTGGCAAAAAAATTAGTTCAGTATGCCAAAGAATTGGAAAATAATCCTCCTACCAAACCTATACCTGAATATACAACTTATCTTATCAATCCATACAGCTACAATCGGAGAAAAACTACTGAATTAGAAAATATTGGACACACTCATGTACCTTGTGTAATAGCCGATGTATCTGACCAAAGTTTGAATTACACTTTAATGCAAGAATTAGGTTACACGTATAATTCGCAGTCTGACAAATGGAATAGCTCCGATACAGCAGTAGATTATGTATATCTTGGCAATCAGCCGGTTACTTTTAGCCCACCTATGGGACTCAAATTTATCTACGACTATCCTACTTGGAGAAGACTAAAACAAGAAAATAGTTTTCCTTTGTTACAGTGGAAAGAGTTTGTTACGCTCAATCAGCCCTTACCTTTTATTGACCCTAGTGAGCATGTTATTCCTATTGCACCTTTACAAAATCCCGTGCTTTTTTTATCTATCAATGATTGTACTGTCTTTTGGAACGGCGAGTACATAGATATTTTGCAAAAATATCCGAACGCAGTTTTTATACTCAATGATACTTCCAATCATTATGCTCGCTACTACCACCGCGTAGTACATAGGTTAATGGAGCTAAACTTGCAAAATCCCGTAGTATTTGCTTATCATCACTACCTAAATCAAGATATGGAAACCTATCAAGTGAGAATAGGCAGTGAGCTGGGCGCTTTATTAGCCGATGGCTTATGCGATGGGGTTTTTGTAGCGGGGCAGGTTAATAAGGACAGTATAAAAACTACGTTCAATGTGTTACAAGCGGCTCGCAGTCGTATTACTAAAACAGAATATATTTCTTGTCCATCTTGTGGCAGAACTTTGTTTAACCTTCAAGAAGTAACTGCAAAAATTAGAGCTAAAACAGAGCATCTAAAGGGTGTAAAAATTGCCGTAATGGGCTGTATTGTCAATGGACCTGGAGAGATGGCAGACGCAGACTATGGCTATGTAGGTACGGGGATTGGAGTAGTATCCCTTTGGCGAGGTAAAGAGATAGTCAAAAAAGGAGTTTTAGAAAAAGACGCGTTAGATGAACTGATTAACTTAATCAAAGAAGATGGCAGGTGGCAAGAACCTAACTTGTCCAATTAGAAAATTATTTGTAACTTTGCACGCTTTGATATGGAAACTACTACCAATCCGATAGAACAAAAGCTCATTAACCTAGCCTATTTACAAGCTATTGATACTAAAATTTATGAAATTCAAAAAATTCGTGGCGACTTACCCAATGAAGTTAAAGACTTAGAAGATGAATTGATTGGATTAGAAAACCGTTTTAGAAAAATTGAGGAAAACTTACACACGCTTCAAAGCGAAGTTAAAAACTACGAAATCACTATAAAAGAGTGCAAAGCCAAAATTGAAAAGTATACTAAGCAACAAAATAATGTCAAAAATAACAGAGAGTTTGAAGCTTTAAGCAAAGAAATTGACTTGCAAAAATTAGAAATTGAAGTTTGCGAAAAGCATATCAAAGACCGAAAAGAACCCATAGAAGAGAGTAAAAAGCAATTAGAAGAAACCAAAAAATTGATTGCTGCCAAAAAAGCTGAACTAAACACAAAAAAATCCGAATTAACTCAAATTTTAGAAAGTACACGAAAAGAAGAAGAGTATTACTTGGAATTGAGAAAAAAAGCCGAAGCCAAAATAGAAGCTCGTTTGCTTAATGGCTATAAGCGCATCCGCGATAATGTACGGAACGGATTAGTAGTTGTACCTATTCAAAGAGAATCTTGTGGAGGGTGTTTTAATGCAGTTCCTCCACAGCGGCGCACAGAAGTACGGTTAATGAAACAGATTATTTTTTGTGAAAATTGTGGGCGTATATTGGTAGATG
Encoded proteins:
- a CDS encoding C4-type zinc ribbon domain-containing protein encodes the protein METTTNPIEQKLINLAYLQAIDTKIYEIQKIRGDLPNEVKDLEDELIGLENRFRKIEENLHTLQSEVKNYEITIKECKAKIEKYTKQQNNVKNNREFEALSKEIDLQKLEIEVCEKHIKDRKEPIEESKKQLEETKKLIAAKKAELNTKKSELTQILESTRKEEEYYLELRKKAEAKIEARLLNGYKRIRDNVRNGLVVVPIQRESCGGCFNAVPPQRRTEVRLMKQIIFCENCGRILVDESLIQSIVVQ
- the ispG gene encoding (E)-4-hydroxy-3-methylbut-2-enyl-diphosphate synthase encodes the protein MTNRVDIHHQSLTHYQRRKSRVVYIGDVPLGGNYPIRVQSMTTTDTMDTKATVEQCIRMIEAGCEYVRITAPSLKEAENLRNIKAELRKRGYNTPLIADIHFTPNAAELAARIVEKVRINPGNYADKKKFQIKEYTESEYQAELERIYERFSPLVKICKEYGTAMRIGTNHGSLSDRILSRYGDTPEGMVESALEFLRICVDHNYHNVVLSMKASNTWVMIQAYRLLVKRIDALGWNYPLHLGVTEAGDGPDGRLKSAVGIGTLLAEGLGDTVRVSLTEDPEFEIPVAKKLVQYAKELENNPPTKPIPEYTTYLINPYSYNRRKTTELENIGHTHVPCVIADVSDQSLNYTLMQELGYTYNSQSDKWNSSDTAVDYVYLGNQPVTFSPPMGLKFIYDYPTWRRLKQENSFPLLQWKEFVTLNQPLPFIDPSEHVIPIAPLQNPVLFLSINDCTVFWNGEYIDILQKYPNAVFILNDTSNHYARYYHRVVHRLMELNLQNPVVFAYHHYLNQDMETYQVRIGSELGALLADGLCDGVFVAGQVNKDSIKTTFNVLQAARSRITKTEYISCPSCGRTLFNLQEVTAKIRAKTEHLKGVKIAVMGCIVNGPGEMADADYGYVGTGIGVVSLWRGKEIVKKGVLEKDALDELINLIKEDGRWQEPNLSN